The following coding sequences lie in one Gammaproteobacteria bacterium genomic window:
- the insB gene encoding Insertion element iso-IS1n protein InsB, whose protein sequence is MTFFLIFRKLKVLKWMIMWSYVGNKENQRWLWHAIDHATGNVLAYVFGKRKDSVFLSLKELLKPFGISRFYTDDWGAYERNLPVEQQIISKKNTQKIERKHLMLRTRIKRLARKTICFSKLEKMHDIVIGLFINRYEFGVLV, encoded by the coding sequence ATGACATTCTTTCTGATATTCAGAAAGTTGAAGGTGCTGAAGTGGATGATAATGTGGAGCTATGTCGGCAACAAGGAAAATCAACGCTGGCTTTGGCATGCTATTGACCATGCTACGGGAAATGTTCTTGCGTATGTGTTTGGCAAAAGGAAAGATTCGGTATTTTTGTCCTTAAAAGAACTCCTCAAGCCGTTTGGGATTTCTCGATTTTATACTGACGATTGGGGGGCTTATGAACGGAATTTACCAGTCGAACAACAAATCATTAGCAAGAAGAATACTCAAAAAATCGAGAGGAAACATTTAATGTTACGGACACGTATCAAACGGCTTGCCCGGAAAACCATTTGCTTCTCCAAACTTGAGAAAATGCATGATATTGTGATTGGTCTCTTCATAAATCGCTATGAATTTGGCGTCTTAGTCTGA
- a CDS encoding hypothetical protein (Evidence 5 : Unknown function), protein MEPVNRSLLERLNSDDILSDIQKVEGAEVDDNVELCRQQGKSTLALACY, encoded by the coding sequence ATGGAACCAGTCAATCGGTCACTACTGGAAAGACTGAATTCAGATGACATTCTTTCTGATATTCAGAAAGTTGAAGGTGCTGAAGTGGATGATAATGTGGAGCTATGTCGGCAACAAGGAAAATCAACGCTGGCTTTGGCATGCTATTGA
- the insA gene encoding IS1 protein InsA, whose translation MANRAVLCPCCKCDHVVKRGKTELGKQRYLCLKPECGRKTFILDYTYQGYLPEVKEQIIDMAMNGSGIRDTARVLGISPGTVISKIKETRTLYGTSQSVTTGKTEFR comes from the coding sequence ATGGCTAACAGAGCTGTTTTGTGTCCATGCTGTAAATGTGATCATGTCGTTAAACGCGGCAAGACGGAACTTGGAAAACAACGCTATCTCTGCCTGAAGCCGGAATGTGGTAGGAAGACATTCATTTTAGATTATACCTACCAGGGGTATTTGCCAGAAGTCAAGGAGCAGATCATCGACATGGCAATGAACGGCAGCGGGATCCGTGATACTGCGCGGGTATTGGGAATTAGTCCAGGGACGGTTATTAGCAAAATAAAAGAAACAAGAACCCTATATGGAACCAGTCAATCGGTCACTACTGGAAAGACTGAATTCAGATGA
- a CDS encoding hypothetical protein (Evidence 5 : Unknown function) has protein sequence MATAISRSETPPSAHHAKVVKEYLETTNGKVKIFFLPTYSPHLNPVELVWSNIKTQGIARHLIRNVEELKNKATQLLEDLKKSPEKVRELFKEESVQYAI, from the coding sequence ATGGCTACCGCAATATCCAGGTCTGAAACACCACCTTCTGCCCATCATGCAAAAGTAGTTAAGGAATATCTGGAGACGACAAATGGAAAGGTTAAAATATTCTTTCTTCCCACCTATTCTCCACACCTTAATCCTGTCGAGCTAGTATGGAGCAATATTAAGACACAAGGAATTGCGCGTCACCTTATTCGTAATGTGGAGGAGTTAAAAAATAAAGCTACTCAACTTTTAGAGGATTTAAAAAAATCGCCAGAGAAAGTCAGAGAACTTTTTAAAGAAGAATCCGTCCAATATGCTATTTAG
- a CDS encoding transposase: MTYSIDFRRKVLAIQEQEQLTYAEIASRFGIGIGIGIGIATLTRWRSRLEPKLTRDKPATKINRESLARDVAMHPDAYQFERAKRLGVSRSGIGQALKRMRISYKKKTLSHPKANEEKRTAFQERMEVYETEGRSIVLGVNLE; encoded by the coding sequence ATGACATATTCAATTGATTTCCGTCGCAAAGTGCTCGCCATACAAGAACAAGAACAGCTCACCTACGCAGAAATCGCAAGCCGCTTTGGAATTGGGATTGGGATTGGGATTGGGATTGCCACTTTGACGCGGTGGCGTTCACGCCTGGAACCAAAACTAACTCGTGACAAACCCGCCACGAAAATTAATAGGGAATCGCTGGCGCGTGATGTTGCAATGCACCCTGACGCCTATCAATTCGAGCGAGCTAAACGTTTAGGGGTGAGTAGGAGCGGCATTGGTCAAGCATTAAAACGCATGAGAATCAGCTATAAGAAAAAAACACTATCACACCCAAAAGCAAATGAAGAGAAGAGAACAGCCTTTCAAGAGCGAATGGAAGTATATGAAACAGAAGGGAGAAGCATAGTTTTGGGAGTAAATCTTGAGTGA
- a CDS encoding hypothetical protein (Evidence 5 : Unknown function) produces MKYKYLISFAVLKKWQSGFISRSLYWSRQWKLSHQLLFSSLLVTLVLVVTAGTFIINTEEQQHHKIYEATLREKLSSLVSTIMDDLIDLDVRVLKVILAETGKKDDNILSLEVYNHAGISLAEWKRVASASSIVAKTMESELLVFGQVRVTWDMTSHLTEIKQHIHRLLYTLTLTLLTLATSLILLARLIVIRPIRIIHESLQTEIASKVAMPYAARELQKLSEAATTLLNLKREINRSELRYRGLFDNMISGCMVLSGAENNFRIEDLNESCRRLPVLGIGKRQVTNLNEVIKENEAPALYEVLRNASKNQAPCHIEEFSLERTGHNYRLDCHVFSLDDGEMVLVIRDVTERRIAQDLRRAKEAAEQANKLKSVFLASMSHEIRTPLNGVLSMVELLRGTHLSNKQQHWVNAIRGSGQILLSTINDILDFSRIEAGRLRLENIRFSLSEIIGNLFNATSQRAFEKDLELVLRQDPDVPDQLIGDPFRIQQILINLVGNAIKFTERGEVEITIRKRDLANNRLLLCVSVRDTGIGIAPHQLRRVFLPFEQGVGNRSFSNEGTGLGLPISKRLVDAMEGKIGVESSLGEGSVFHFEVPVGVIDIPRTIPRLVSQLWHECQTLIWIRQEAVRESITHALDSFGFKTHAISSVTEAVNWTRGMDNKERLCLIVLLTCALVRGLQLNSILDGFFFKKFSDFLWRFF; encoded by the coding sequence ATGAAATATAAATATTTAATATCTTTTGCTGTATTAAAGAAATGGCAGAGTGGCTTTATAAGTCGCTCGCTGTATTGGTCTAGGCAATGGAAGTTGTCTCATCAATTGTTATTCTCCTCGTTATTAGTGACGTTGGTATTAGTCGTGACGGCAGGAACTTTTATCATCAACACTGAGGAACAACAGCATCATAAGATATATGAGGCTACCTTGAGAGAAAAACTATCCTCTTTGGTGAGTACAATTATGGATGATTTAATCGATCTAGATGTGCGGGTACTTAAAGTAATCTTAGCGGAGACCGGGAAGAAAGATGATAATATTCTATCTTTGGAAGTATATAACCATGCTGGTATTTCTCTTGCCGAATGGAAAAGGGTGGCGTCTGCTTCGTCAATAGTTGCCAAAACTATGGAGTCGGAGTTATTGGTTTTCGGTCAGGTACGGGTAACATGGGATATGACCTCCCATCTAACGGAGATTAAGCAACATATTCATCGATTACTTTATACCCTAACGCTGACGCTGTTGACTCTTGCTACCAGTTTGATCCTGTTAGCACGGCTGATTGTGATACGACCAATTCGAATCATTCATGAATCCTTGCAGACCGAGATTGCCTCGAAGGTCGCTATGCCCTACGCCGCCCGCGAGTTACAGAAGCTTAGCGAGGCAGCCACTACTTTGTTAAACCTCAAACGAGAGATTAATCGCAGCGAACTACGCTATCGGGGGTTATTCGACAACATGATCTCTGGTTGTATGGTGCTATCAGGTGCGGAAAATAACTTTCGGATTGAGGATCTCAATGAGAGTTGTCGCCGCTTACCGGTTTTGGGAATAGGCAAACGGCAGGTTACCAACCTCAATGAGGTGATTAAGGAAAATGAGGCTCCCGCTCTCTATGAGGTTTTACGGAATGCATCAAAGAATCAGGCACCGTGCCATATTGAGGAATTTTCTCTGGAAAGAACTGGTCATAATTATCGGTTAGACTGTCATGTTTTTTCGCTGGATGATGGTGAGATGGTCTTGGTGATTCGCGATGTCACCGAAAGAAGAATTGCACAAGACTTGCGTCGGGCCAAAGAGGCAGCAGAACAAGCAAATAAACTCAAGAGCGTATTTCTGGCCAGTATGAGTCACGAGATTCGCACTCCACTCAACGGGGTACTGAGTATGGTGGAACTTTTGCGCGGCACCCACTTGAGCAACAAACAGCAACATTGGGTTAATGCGATCCGTGGATCGGGTCAAATCCTCTTGTCTACTATCAATGATATCTTGGATTTCTCTAGAATTGAAGCGGGGCGATTGCGTCTGGAGAATATTCGCTTTTCGCTAAGCGAGATCATTGGGAACTTATTTAATGCGACCTCGCAGCGCGCCTTTGAAAAAGATCTGGAATTGGTTTTGCGGCAGGACCCAGATGTACCCGATCAGTTGATTGGTGACCCTTTCCGTATCCAACAAATATTAATAAACCTGGTCGGCAATGCAATAAAATTCACGGAGCGCGGCGAGGTAGAAATCACCATAAGGAAACGCGACCTTGCTAATAATCGATTGCTGCTTTGTGTGTCGGTACGTGATACGGGTATTGGCATCGCGCCGCATCAACTGCGACGGGTGTTTCTCCCTTTTGAACAAGGAGTGGGTAACCGTTCTTTTTCCAACGAAGGGACCGGGTTGGGCCTGCCTATCAGTAAACGCTTGGTGGATGCTATGGAGGGAAAGATCGGAGTAGAAAGCAGCCTTGGGGAAGGCAGTGTGTTTCATTTTGAGGTGCCAGTGGGTGTAATTGATATACCGCGCACAATACCACGGTTGGTTTCTCAACTCTGGCATGAATGCCAAACACTGATCTGGATCCGGCAGGAGGCAGTACGTGAGTCGATTACTCATGCCCTTGATTCTTTCGGTTTCAAAACCCACGCGATATCATCGGTCACCGAAGCAGTCAACTGGACCCGTGGTATGGATAACAAGGAGCGTCTCTGTTTAATCGTGCTACTAACCTGCGCGTTGGTTAGGGGACTCCAGCTAAATAGCATATTGGACGGATTCTTCTTTAAAAAGTTCTCTGACTTTCTCTGGCGATTTTTTTAA
- a CDS encoding transposase produces MQVNQDGIPLGVVVVGANIHDSSLVSLTLATDILPRPKPTPERPQNMCLDKGYDYPRVEKEVRENDYVPHIRRIGEKKIGKGKKARTARRWVVERTIAWVKGFRAIRTRYICKARNYLAMVHLGCALIIFRKIIKS; encoded by the coding sequence TTGCAGGTGAATCAAGATGGAATACCTTTGGGAGTAGTTGTTGTTGGAGCCAATATCCACGATAGCAGTTTAGTCTCCTTAACGTTGGCAACCGATATTCTCCCACGCCCTAAACCGACGCCAGAACGTCCCCAAAATATGTGCTTAGATAAAGGGTACGACTACCCTCGCGTCGAAAAAGAAGTGAGGGAAAATGATTATGTTCCACACATTCGCCGCATTGGTGAAAAGAAAATCGGGAAAGGAAAGAAAGCGCGTACCGCCCGACGCTGGGTGGTCGAGCGAACAATTGCCTGGGTGAAAGGTTTTCGGGCGATTCGTACCCGTTACATCTGTAAAGCAAGAAATTACTTGGCGATGGTTCATTTAGGTTGTGCATTGATTATATTTAGGAAAATCATAAAATCATAA
- a CDS encoding extracellular elastinolytic metalloproteinase — translation MLIRGSSPPLGSLATTTLVFPMKKNLFVLLALTSALVIESSVALGATPVVRPNYDASLEGSATSTVPSVTNGVLPRSAWVQSRRSSRNQAAGYPSNDDEQLGTTTFLWAAPNTDPSPPPAMAAKQQERAAQVERTTREFLGHNGVRLGLSKHTIATARLRELHDTKRGPLIARYQQMHGGVEVFGRHLNVMLDRELRPVAASGYFAPDDSSDGTAVASALADGGFRQSPQQAIASAVADLGGEIDPATLESLGERDDYTLFRVTRQTGAYRLTDTARSKRVYFPLDGRLVPAWYLDVSLEKRGQAGRLSYGYVVAAEDGRILFRNNHIDRAAFSYRVFADAISPGMPFDTPFGNDIVPLTALDPNLTLPRISAETNLVTLESGPIATGDPWLPSGATTTVGNNVDAYVDLGGGNGRQPKSGDFRAKVTSLRSFDYSVVADTDPTTPTARNGGIVNLFYVNNFLHDWWYGNGFDEAAGNAQTNNYGRGGLGGDPILAEGQDYSGFDNANMDTPADGRSPRMQMFLWSGSTAANATLSAVGLGSLVTNVADFGAMQFDLDGQVVTVTPADACTDLTNTTNVSGNIAFIDRGNCFFVDKVANVQKAGAIGAIIVNNSDDGTAPSMTGTNEAVTIPVLSTSFADGARIKNEIARGPLTVTMHRAPSANRDGGIDNGIIAHEWFHYVSNRLVGNGDGLSNKQGGALGEGWSDVSALLLEARPEDATVAGNANFQGAYPFGIYTMPSPYFGIRRAPYSTNPAVFPMTFKHITDGVTLPSTAPLAPGGDNSEEHSAGEIWANTLWDFYVSLINDARYTFREAQDRMKDYIIAGLKMTPNAPTFLEARDALLAAVKATDRADFELATKSFAKYGMGVGAIAPSRNSQDNSGLVESFVALRASYEVVETTLDTTYLTSTAGYCDADGVLDAGETALLTLRIRNSGNQPLPRRLTAQVTSTADVSFGNSGRIVFGVFDVNGFATGSLPVTLHSAATAADLKLKVDFPQAGATPNTVFEPQTVWVERIVNYNLKSSLFTVDNAEQIAATTADWSPTLTEISPGAGEGWRVTSDLNDSYHTGQAWFIPDNDTPTDASLISPVIKVGTQPFSVKFDTAFQFEIDTDDGPGFSFDGGVVEVKIGSGRWQDVLAAGGSFTRGGYNTQVIAFAPNYDVAGACAGFGGFSAGLTPQTISFGTALAGRSVRLRFRAATDSGTGELGWLVDNIRVVGATNLPFSEVVADTATCVNRPPYVRVPAVFSTPERLAGQSDQAIIKLVGSAKDLDGLNGLTYLWTQTSGPAVTLNNAQRPTAYFRAPLVSTDTVMGFELRVSDGTNTRIGSVTVTLLNVD, via the coding sequence ATGTTGATTAGAGGTTCATCGCCCCCTCTCGGCTCACTGGCGACAACGACCCTGGTATTCCCAATGAAGAAGAATTTATTCGTCCTTCTAGCCTTAACCTCAGCCCTAGTCATTGAAAGCAGTGTCGCACTCGGTGCTACGCCAGTGGTGCGCCCCAACTACGACGCATCTCTTGAAGGATCGGCTACTTCCACGGTTCCATCCGTTACGAATGGTGTGTTGCCACGCTCGGCCTGGGTCCAGTCTCGTCGTTCCTCGCGCAACCAGGCAGCGGGCTATCCATCCAACGACGACGAACAACTCGGTACTACTACTTTTCTGTGGGCTGCCCCCAACACCGACCCCTCGCCACCGCCAGCGATGGCGGCAAAGCAGCAGGAGCGTGCGGCCCAGGTGGAGCGCACGACCCGCGAATTCCTCGGCCATAACGGGGTGCGCCTCGGGCTTAGTAAACACACTATCGCTACGGCGCGGTTGCGCGAATTACACGATACCAAGCGTGGTCCCCTCATCGCACGTTATCAGCAGATGCACGGTGGCGTTGAGGTCTTTGGTCGCCACCTGAACGTAATGCTGGATCGCGAGCTACGACCGGTCGCTGCCTCTGGCTACTTCGCACCGGATGACAGCAGCGACGGTACGGCCGTTGCCTCCGCCTTGGCCGATGGAGGATTTCGCCAATCCCCGCAGCAGGCAATCGCCAGCGCGGTCGCTGACCTTGGGGGGGAGATCGACCCTGCTACCCTGGAATCGCTTGGAGAACGCGACGACTACACCCTGTTTCGTGTTACTCGGCAGACGGGAGCATACCGCCTCACCGATACGGCGCGTAGTAAACGAGTTTACTTTCCCCTTGATGGTCGTCTTGTCCCGGCTTGGTACTTGGATGTGTCGCTGGAAAAGCGCGGTCAGGCTGGGCGCCTCTCCTACGGCTATGTGGTCGCGGCGGAAGATGGGCGTATCCTGTTCCGTAACAACCATATAGATCGCGCGGCCTTTAGTTACCGCGTGTTTGCCGATGCTATCTCTCCAGGAATGCCCTTCGATACCCCCTTCGGCAATGATATTGTCCCACTAACGGCGTTGGATCCCAATCTTACCCTGCCGCGCATCTCGGCGGAGACCAATCTAGTCACTCTGGAGAGTGGTCCTATTGCTACCGGTGATCCGTGGCTTCCCAGCGGTGCTACCACGACCGTAGGTAACAATGTTGATGCCTACGTGGATCTAGGGGGTGGTAACGGGCGTCAGCCCAAGTCTGGTGACTTTCGCGCCAAGGTTACCAGCCTGCGCAGCTTCGACTATTCAGTCGTCGCCGATACCGATCCGACCACCCCGACCGCACGCAACGGGGGGATCGTCAATTTGTTCTACGTGAACAACTTTCTACACGATTGGTGGTACGGCAACGGTTTCGACGAGGCCGCTGGTAACGCCCAAACCAACAACTATGGTCGTGGTGGACTAGGTGGCGATCCCATCCTCGCTGAGGGGCAGGATTATAGTGGTTTTGATAACGCCAACATGGATACGCCCGCCGATGGTAGAAGTCCGCGTATGCAGATGTTTCTTTGGAGCGGGTCAACTGCTGCCAACGCTACGCTTTCCGCAGTGGGTCTCGGTTCACTGGTTACTAATGTCGCAGACTTCGGGGCAATGCAGTTTGATCTCGACGGTCAGGTGGTAACCGTTACCCCGGCCGATGCCTGCACCGACCTCACCAATACCACCAACGTCAGCGGCAACATTGCGTTCATCGACCGCGGGAATTGTTTCTTCGTGGATAAGGTGGCGAATGTCCAAAAGGCTGGGGCTATTGGCGCGATCATTGTTAACAACAGCGATGACGGGACTGCACCGAGCATGACCGGTACCAACGAAGCGGTCACCATCCCCGTCCTAAGCACCTCATTTGCGGATGGTGCTCGCATCAAAAACGAGATTGCCCGAGGTCCGCTTACGGTGACCATGCATCGAGCCCCAAGCGCCAACCGTGATGGAGGTATAGACAACGGCATCATCGCCCACGAATGGTTTCACTACGTCAGTAATCGCCTAGTTGGTAACGGTGATGGCCTCTCCAATAAACAAGGTGGCGCCCTGGGCGAGGGTTGGAGTGACGTTAGTGCCCTACTGCTGGAGGCGCGCCCGGAGGATGCAACCGTGGCGGGCAACGCCAATTTCCAGGGGGCCTATCCGTTCGGCATCTACACTATGCCGAGTCCCTATTTTGGTATTCGGCGTGCGCCTTACTCCACCAATCCGGCGGTGTTCCCGATGACCTTCAAGCACATCACCGACGGTGTGACACTTCCCAGCACCGCACCATTGGCGCCGGGAGGAGACAACTCCGAGGAACATAGCGCCGGTGAGATCTGGGCCAACACCCTGTGGGATTTCTACGTCTCCTTGATCAACGATGCACGCTATACCTTCCGTGAGGCCCAGGACCGGATGAAGGACTACATTATCGCCGGCCTCAAGATGACCCCGAACGCCCCAACCTTCCTTGAGGCACGTGACGCGCTGTTGGCGGCGGTCAAGGCCACGGATCGCGCAGACTTCGAACTCGCGACCAAATCATTTGCAAAGTACGGCATGGGGGTAGGTGCGATAGCGCCCTCTCGCAATTCCCAAGATAACTCTGGATTGGTAGAGAGTTTCGTAGCGTTAAGGGCTTCGTACGAAGTGGTGGAAACAACCCTGGATACCACCTACCTTACTAGCACCGCTGGCTACTGCGATGCGGACGGGGTATTGGATGCCGGTGAGACCGCATTGTTGACTCTGCGCATCCGCAACTCTGGGAACCAGCCCCTGCCACGGAGATTGACGGCACAAGTTACTTCGACGGCGGATGTGTCCTTTGGTAACAGTGGCCGGATCGTCTTTGGCGTCTTTGATGTCAATGGTTTTGCCACCGGTAGCCTCCCTGTCACGCTGCATAGTGCTGCCACTGCGGCTGATTTAAAGTTGAAGGTTGATTTCCCGCAGGCGGGTGCGACCCCCAACACGGTGTTCGAACCGCAAACCGTATGGGTCGAAAGGATCGTCAATTACAACCTCAAAAGTTCTCTTTTCACCGTGGATAATGCGGAGCAAATCGCAGCCACCACGGCTGACTGGTCACCCACATTGACGGAGATTTCCCCAGGGGCAGGTGAAGGTTGGCGAGTCACTAGCGACCTTAACGACAGCTATCACACTGGTCAGGCATGGTTCATCCCGGACAACGATACTCCCACCGACGCATCTCTTATTTCCCCGGTGATTAAGGTTGGAACCCAGCCTTTCAGCGTCAAATTTGATACTGCGTTCCAATTTGAGATCGACACCGATGATGGTCCCGGTTTTAGTTTCGATGGCGGTGTAGTCGAGGTCAAAATCGGCAGCGGCAGGTGGCAAGACGTACTGGCGGCAGGGGGTAGCTTTACTCGGGGTGGCTACAACACTCAGGTCATAGCCTTCGCCCCAAACTACGATGTCGCTGGCGCTTGTGCTGGTTTTGGTGGTTTTAGCGCTGGACTCACACCGCAGACGATCAGCTTCGGTACTGCGCTTGCTGGGCGTAGTGTGCGTCTACGCTTCCGTGCTGCCACCGATAGCGGTACTGGTGAACTCGGTTGGTTGGTGGACAACATTCGAGTGGTTGGCGCCACCAATCTACCCTTCAGCGAGGTAGTCGCTGACACTGCCACCTGCGTCAATCGCCCTCCCTACGTGCGTGTCCCGGCCGTGTTCTCGACCCCGGAGCGCCTTGCCGGTCAGTCTGACCAAGCGATCATCAAACTGGTCGGCAGCGCCAAGGATCTGGACGGCCTCAACGGCCTTACCTACCTCTGGACCCAGACCTCTGGCCCAGCGGTGACACTAAACAATGCGCAAAGACCCACCGCCTACTTTCGAGCCCCATTGGTTAGCACGGATACCGTTATGGGCTTCGAGTTACGGGTCAGTGATGGGACCAACACCCGCATCGGATCGGTCACGGTGACCCTACTTAACGTGGACTAA
- the cheR gene encoding putative methyltransferase Cher3 (Evidence 3 : Putative function from multiple computational evidences), protein MVDTEIEDLEIDLFVEAMRLRHGYDFDHYARASFKRRVQALANTFSCASVVDLIPRIVREPMLLPNILAHLSVPVTEMFRDPLVFRAIREQVVPILNSYPRPNIWQAGCATGEEVYSLAILLQEEGLLHKTQIYATDINDAALSFAEEGVFSAKNIHEYHDNYRKAGGKAALSDYFHMKYDLGRVDEALRSRIVFAHHNLVADGVFCEVQMVICRNVLIYFNRQLQDRVLSLFLASLARGGVLCVGTRENLSFAEAGRYFLPLDSELRLFKKTGEYHDRALSIDH, encoded by the coding sequence ATGGTAGATACTGAGATCGAGGATCTGGAGATCGACCTATTCGTTGAGGCGATGCGACTGCGTCATGGTTATGATTTCGATCACTATGCGCGGGCGTCGTTTAAGCGTCGGGTACAGGCCCTTGCCAATACCTTTAGTTGTGCGAGCGTGGTGGATCTGATCCCACGTATAGTACGCGAACCAATGTTGCTACCGAATATCCTTGCACATCTTTCGGTACCAGTGACCGAGATGTTCCGCGACCCACTGGTATTTCGCGCCATCCGTGAACAGGTGGTGCCTATCCTAAATTCCTACCCACGCCCTAATATTTGGCAAGCCGGTTGCGCGACCGGCGAGGAGGTCTATTCCCTCGCGATTCTGCTCCAAGAAGAAGGATTGCTACACAAGACCCAGATCTACGCTACCGATATTAATGACGCGGCCCTCTCTTTTGCCGAGGAAGGGGTATTCTCGGCCAAGAATATCCATGAGTACCACGATAATTATCGCAAGGCGGGTGGTAAGGCCGCACTGAGTGACTACTTTCACATGAAGTATGACCTGGGGCGCGTGGATGAAGCACTGCGCAGCCGCATTGTCTTTGCCCACCATAATTTGGTTGCGGATGGGGTGTTCTGTGAGGTGCAGATGGTGATCTGTCGCAATGTCTTAATATATTTCAATCGACAATTGCAAGACCGAGTCCTGTCATTATTTCTGGCGAGCCTGGCACGGGGCGGGGTGTTGTGCGTTGGGACACGTGAGAATCTGTCATTTGCGGAGGCGGGGCGCTATTTTCTGCCTCTCGATAGTGAGCTACGTCTCTTCAAGAAAACGGGAGAATATCATGATCGCGCACTTTCAATCGACCACTAA
- the cheB gene encoding putative protein-glutamate methylesterase/protein-glutamine glutaminase (Evidence 3 : Putative function from multiple computational evidences): protein MIAHFQSTTNHSFRLSQPQAVVMGCSAGGVDALRIILAGLPMDFPLPVVIVSHIAASLKSLLPEILTVICKLPVQEAIERCPVAPGLVYVAPPSYHLLLEPDRTFALSVDDKVCNVRPAIDLLFYSAADLYGNGLIGVILTGANDDGSRGIAAIKKVGGLTIAQTPETAVARKMPEAAIATGCVDVVLPLEAIADFLVSAVHHPHGNVT from the coding sequence ATGATCGCGCACTTTCAATCGACCACTAACCATTCTTTTCGACTATCGCAACCACAGGCGGTGGTTATGGGATGTTCTGCCGGCGGTGTGGATGCCTTACGAATTATTTTAGCCGGCCTGCCAATGGATTTTCCCTTGCCGGTGGTGATCGTTTCTCATATCGCGGCATCGCTAAAAAGTCTATTGCCGGAAATTCTTACAGTGATATGTAAGCTTCCGGTGCAGGAGGCGATTGAACGTTGTCCAGTGGCGCCAGGATTGGTCTACGTGGCCCCGCCGAGTTATCACCTGCTGCTTGAACCAGATCGAACCTTTGCCCTGTCGGTCGATGACAAGGTATGCAACGTACGACCGGCCATTGACCTCTTGTTTTATTCCGCCGCCGATCTTTATGGCAATGGATTAATTGGTGTAATCCTTACTGGGGCCAATGATGATGGGAGCCGAGGGATCGCCGCTATCAAAAAGGTGGGGGGACTGACCATAGCCCAAACTCCGGAAACAGCAGTTGCCCGCAAAATGCCCGAGGCAGCGATTGCGACCGGTTGTGTGGATGTAGTACTCCCCCTCGAGGCAATTGCCGATTTTCTGGTATCCGCAGTACACCATCCCCATGGGAATGTCACATGA